In Candidatus Rokuibacteriota bacterium, the genomic stretch TCCCCGCCGGGTCGATGCCGGCCTCGAGGAGCATCCGCATCCCGGCCGTATCCGCCTCCTCCTCGCTCCGGCGGCTGTACTGGAGCGTCCCGAGAACGCGTGCGCTCTCGAGCCCGTAGGCCATCGCGCCGCCCGCATCGCCGACCAGAACCGCCACGAGCAGCCCCGTGGATGCGTGCTGGAGGAGCGCGCGCGTCGTGTGGCGCAGGAGGATGTGCTGGAGCTCGTGGGCCAGAACGCCGGCCAGCTCCTCCGCCATCCGGGTCTGATCGAGGAGCCCCCGGAAGACGACGATGTATCCGCCGGGTGCCGCGAGGGCGTTCACCGCGGGGTCGTTCAGCACGATGACGCGGAACCGGTAGGCGGGATTGGGGAGCGGAGCGACGAGGGTCCCGACGATCGCCTCGATCCTGCGGATGCGACTCGGATCCGTGCAGCGCTTCCCCTGCGGAGCCAGGAGGTCGACGGCCGAGCTACCGAGGCCTTCCTCCCACGCGACCGGAATCCGGGCGGCGACTACCGCCGCCAGAGCCGGGATGCCCCAGAGGTACAGGGCGCCGATCAGCGCGATCAGCGCAAGGGCGGCGACGAGGGTCAGCGTGACCCGCATCTTCCGGCGCGCCGGGTCGTGGAACCGGGCGCCCAGCTCGGGCGCGACCTCGTGCAGGTCTGAGAGGAACGACACGTCGGGGACGAGAAGCGCCTCCGGGAGCTCGACGCCCCGCTCCAGCCGGACCTGTTCGCCCGCGTAGAAGCCCTGGGTCTGCCGGATCTCGGCGTAGGGCCACCAGAGCGTGGCCCCGCTCTCGGTGGTGATCTGCAGGCCGGTCCGCATCAGGTGGATCCCGACCCGCTGGCGCGCGGCGGTCTTGCCGTCCAGGTAGTACCCGTGCCATTCGGTTCGCATCAGCGTCGCTCGTTCGCCGCGGGTGCCGGCCTGTCGAGGCGGCGCTCACGGCCGGCTGCGGGAGGGCCCAGCGGAGGCGGAGCTCACGGCGGGGAGGCTCGGACTAGCCGACGTCGAGGTCCGTATCCAGGA encodes the following:
- a CDS encoding M48 family metallopeptidase, with amino-acid sequence MRTEWHGYYLDGKTAARQRVGIHLMRTGLQITTESGATLWWPYAEIRQTQGFYAGEQVRLERGVELPEALLVPDVSFLSDLHEVAPELGARFHDPARRKMRVTLTLVAALALIALIGALYLWGIPALAAVVAARIPVAWEEGLGSSAVDLLAPQGKRCTDPSRIRRIEAIVGTLVAPLPNPAYRFRVIVLNDPAVNALAAPGGYIVVFRGLLDQTRMAEELAGVLAHELQHILLRHTTRALLQHASTGLLVAVLVGDAGGAMAYGLESARVLGTLQYSRRSEEEADTAGMRMLLEAGIDPAGMIGFYELLGKLGGDEPGLLKYLSTHPGTEDRIQKLRALAAPAPREAVRLLPDYDWRDIRKICA